CCCTGTTGAAGAGATTGCTGCACGCCTGCATCCCTACTCAGGAAAGGTGTGCATTGCTGCTTTCAACAGCCCCATTTCCTGCACCTTGTCTGGGAGTGTAGAGGCTGTGGAAGCTGTCCAGAAAGAGTTAGCTGAAGCTTTCAGACAGAGAAAGATCTTTCTTCATGTTTTAAATGTTCCAGCTGCATACCACAGCCCTAGCATGGATATGATACtcgaggagctggaggagcagatAGAGCCTTTAGAAAGGCAGAAGGGGGAAATGGAAGTGATTTCAACACTGACTGGGGTGGCTGCATCTGAAAATGACTTTGCTCAGGGCAAATTCTGGGCACAGCATACTCGCAAGCCTGTTGCTTTCACACAAGCCATCCAAACTGCAGCCAGAGGCAGGGAAAACGTGGTGTTTGTGGAAATAAGTCCTCACCGAGCACTGCAGCGAAGCATAAAAGAAACGCTAGGGAAAGGCACAAAGGTGTTGTCCTCTTTGCAAACAGATGCAGAATATCAGACTCTCTTCACCCTGGTAGGAAATCTGTTTGAACTGGGATTTAATCCCAACTGGCAGCACTTTTATAATGGGTATCAAAGTGTTCCTGTGGCCATTCCACGATATCAGTTTGATCGCCAAAAACTCATGGGCTGCCTGGATATCCATCAACAAGCTAACCAAAGAGGTGCCAGTTCCAGTCATCCTTTGATTTACGGCATAAACGGTGACAACGTGGAGTTTGGCTGCCTGGTGTCCCAGGACACGACACCATACTTGTATGAGCACAAGAACAATGGGGTGGCCTTAGTCCCTGGTGCTTTCTATGTGGAGCTTGGTCTGGCCTCTGTGATGAGCAGGTCAGAACCTAAAGTGCTTCTGAGCACTTGCCAGCTGAGTATCAGTTTTTCTGCACCATGTGTTCTTACACAGAATTCCCAAGTGCTGAGTATCAAGCTGAGTCCACAAAAAGCCATGACAACCTTTGAGGTTCTTTCTTCCTCCAACGCAGTTTATGCTGCTGGCTAAGTGGCAAAGGGGCTTGAAGGTGTGGTGGAAGAAAGCAGCATCTCCTTCCAAGCCATCTATCGAAGATGCAGGTCAGTGATTAGCAGAGAGGAGGTTTATGAAGCACTGTCTCAGGTTGGCTTTCAGTATGGCTCCATATTCAGGCAGCTCAGTGATGTGTATTATTGCCAGGAGCTAAAGGAAGCTATAACAAGCATAAAGGTGAATGAGGAGATTGCTAGAGACATGTACAGCTACTGTATCCACCCAGTGCTGCTCGACTGTTTTCTGCAGATGACTGCTGTCCTGACCTCAAGGACACTGCAGTCCAGAGCAGGCTTTCCTTCAGGGATAGGCAGCCTGGTGGTGCTCCGCCCGCTGGAGGAGGAAATGATGATATACATGAGAATGAGCAAATCCACTGGGAACTGCCTTGAGGTCTGTGGATGCTTCGTGGACAAACACGGCTCTGTTTTGGCTGAGCTCAAGCGTGTTGCCATCACTTTCATGAAGGAATCGTCTTCCAGAGACAATGAGtttctgtttgaaaacaaatggaaagaAGTCTCTCTTTCACAGACAATTGGACATCTGGGGTTTAAGCCCAGAGTCCTTGTGTTTGCAGACAAATTTGGGATAGCTGAGCAGCTCAAAAAATACTTGCATCCTGCTTCGAGATATGTTATGTATGAAGGCTGGGAATGCCTCGTGGAAGGTGATACACAGAATAAAATGAGAGCAGAGGTTCAGGATTATGATGAAATTCTCTTCCTGTGGGGAATCCAAAAGTTAAATGAAGATTCCCCAAGGAAAGCAGTAGATCAGTTGGCAAAGTGCTGCGAAGCCTATCGCCAGGTAGTGGTGGCACTAAGAGAGAAGACATCCCGCTGTTCCATCAGAGTGATCACGTACAGAACAACGGAGAGATATGTGGACCACGTTAACTGTGGGTTTGCATTGTATGGCATGACCAGAACTTGTACTGTTGAAGTTCCAGAAATCACATTTCAGTTGATTGACCTCAGCTCCTCCACTTCCCTGGACATCTCAGTGTTAGCAGATGTTCTTGTCAAGTACAAAGGTGGGGACTATCCAGAAGTCTGCATCAGCCAGGGAAGACTTTATGTGTCGGAAATCAGACGCACACCTTTTGTAGATGCAGATTACATCCAACCTGTAAGGTCTCTCCAGAAATCACAGTCATTCACTTTGTACACTTCTGATCCATACACAGCAAAAGACTTGTCTGGGGAATTATCCACCGGTGCTGCTACTCAGCTTGACAAACAGAGTGTTGAAATTCAAGTGGATAAAATTTGTCTGCACTCAGAAGATTATTTTCCCATTAGTGTTTCTAGCTGCAACTTTGGTAATACATTGTATTGGAACTCACAGGCAGGAGACAAACACAGGCTTCTAGCTCTTGATTTCAGTGGCACAGTCATTGCAACAGGCAGTGATGTGAAAAAAGTGAAAGTGGGAGATCATGTGGTTTCATGTTATCCCACTGCTGCATCATCCAGAGTTCAGATTCCAGGAACAGTTTGTTTCAATGCAAGGAAATTCCCATTCCTCCAGAAAGTCCCTTGTGTGTCATACTTCATCATTGCATGGGAAATCTTCACTCAGAGGTTACCCAAAGGGAAAAATGACAGAACATTGGGTATTGTTACTACAGAGCCATCCTCAGTTTTGTGCTACAttctttctgcagcagcagaagagatGGGTTGGAGAGCAGTCCTTGCAAAGCCCACTCCTAATGTGTTCCAGTATATCAACCTGTGCAGTGCCCTGGTTATTCTTCCTCCAGTCAACAGACTGTCTCAGGAGGATCTGGCCCACATGTGCTTTCTTAAAGATGTGGTGATCGTGTGTGGCAGTCAACAGTCTGAATGTATCCAGAACGTCAGTGAAATTGATCATGAAAACATCAGCTTTCATATCCTTGCCGTTGCCAGCCTTTTCCGGAAAGCACCTCTAAAGGAAGTGCAGAAGACCGTGCATGCCTGGATCAGTTCCATGGATATGAAACGATTTAGACATCTCTCAGGTTCTGTTTTTCAGCATACTGAGAACTTTGAAGGGCTAAATTCTGTGATGTCCTATTTCACCTGCACTTCTGTCCCCCTTGTTGTTCTGAGAAGGCAGAAGGACATGGGTGTGCTTTCAGATATCCCGCTGTATGAGCCCCAGAAGCAGCTGTTCAAGCAGAACGCTGTTTATGTAGTAGCTGGGGGGCTCACTGGACTTGGCTTTGAAACGGTGAAATTCATAGCTGAGAACGGAGGAGGGTGTATTGCAATTCTCTC
This sequence is a window from Anomalospiza imberbis isolate Cuckoo-Finch-1a 21T00152 chromosome 1, ASM3175350v1, whole genome shotgun sequence. Protein-coding genes within it:
- the LOC137462144 gene encoding LOW QUALITY PROTEIN: phthioceranic/hydroxyphthioceranic acid synthase-like (The sequence of the model RefSeq protein was modified relative to this genomic sequence to represent the inferred CDS: deleted 2 bases in 1 codon; substituted 1 base at 1 genomic stop codon) — translated: MHSCWTGLTVLLSCAAQEMEIESAEEVAIVGIGCNFPGGDGIDNFWKVLEEGKNCTVEIPPERFNAKEWYDADGNKPGKICTTRAALLDEFNSFDNHLFGINNMEAERMDPQQKLLIECTYKALEDAGVPVESLSGTKTGVFIGLMNRDYEIITSRAVSEINHYDGTETAMSIAANRISFTFNLTGPSLTVHCDTACSSFLFALHYALRAIKSGDCEAAICGGVNSIIDPRTFVSLSKARTISPEGISKPFSKKADGYGRGEGCGVVFLKPLRKAKEDYSKIWGVINISAVNQNGRSTTPITRPSQIEQEKLLRSIYESHVDPSVVQYIEAHGTGTAAGDPTEAESLGSVISKNRSSRVSVLKIGSVKGNIGHTESAAGAAGLIKVLLMMHHGKIVPSLHYSKEMSSIDAEKLNLAVATAVEPWEESSEYGRVAGINCFGFGGTNAHVVVRQVKQPEPLPAFKKPLELVLLSASSPKSLQMTMVDTAEQLSTRNSVTLPSLAYTSACRRSHASYRYRKAFVTNSLQHLQQELKLAASMEPAMSKVDPQLVFVFCGNGVMLKEFSEALLSSEPVFRDKCKEIEDLFQQHAAISLLPARNHSPKDLLNPELSQPLLFALQVAVASLLKHWGIKPVAVVGHSVGEVAAAHIAGCLSLADAVKVIYHRSRLQAKTASGRMLVVGNIPVEEIAARLHPYSGKVCIAAFNSPISCTLSGSVEAVEAVQKELAEAFRQRKIFLHVLNVPAAYHSPSMDMILEELEEQIEPLERQKGEMEVISTLTGVAASENDFAQGKFWAQHTRKPVAFTQAIQTAARGRENVVFVEISPHRALQRSIKETLGKGTKVLSSLQTDAEYQTLFTLVGNLFELGFNPNWQHFYNGYQSVPVAIPRYQFDRQKLMGCLDIHQQANQRGASSSHPLIYGINGDNVEFGCLVSQDTTPYLYEHKNNGVALVPGAFYVELGLASVMSRSEPKVLLSTCQLSISFSAPCVLTQNSQVLSIKLSPQKAMTTFEVLSSSNAVYAAGXVAKGLEGVVEESSISFQAIYRRCRSVISREEVYEALSQVGFQYGSIFRQLSDVYYCQELKEAITSIKVNEEIARDMYSYCIHPVLLDCFLQMTAVLTSRTLQSRAGFPSGIGSLVVLRPLEEEMMIYMRMSKSTGNCLEVCGCFVDKHGSVLAELKRVAITFMKESSSRDNEFLFENKWKEVSLSQTIGHLGFKPRVLVFADKFGIAEQLKKYLHPASRYVMYEGWECLVEGDTQNKMRAEVQDYDEILFLWGIQKLNEDSPRKAVDQLAKCCEAYRQVVVALREKTSRCSIRVITYRTTERYVDHVNCGFALYGMTRTCTVEVPEITFQLIDLSSSTSLDISVLADVLVKYKGGDYPEVCISQGRLYVSEIRRTPFVDADYIQPVRSLQKSQSFTLYTSDPYTAKDLSGELSTGAATQLDKQSVEIQVDKICLHSEDYFPISVSSCNFGNTLYWNSQAGDKHRLLALDFSGTVIATGSDVKKVKVGDHVVSCYPTAASSRVQIPGTVCFNARKFPFLQKVPCVSYFIIAWEIFTQRLPKGKNDRTLGIVTTEPSSVLCYILSAAAEEMGWRAVLAKPTPNVFQYINLCSALVILPPVNRLSQEDLAHMCFLKDVVIVCGSQQSECIQNVSEIDHENISFHILAVASLFRKAPLKEVQKTVHAWISSMDMKRFRHLSGSVFQHTENFEGLNSVMSYFTCTSVPLVVLRRQKDMGVLSDIPLYEPQKQLFKQNAVYVVAGGLTGLGFETVKFIAENGGGCIAILSRRIPSSEKQEELRALQQQYKGSKVVSVQCDVALTSDVEKAFQSIANTFVGSPIKGVFQSAVALHDGHLEVLKLADFHKVLSPKVAGTLNLHWATRDQELDYFVCYSSVTSFLGNATQANYAAANSFLDVFCLYRRNCGLSGQAINWGALNLSILLNQNYIQSILGSKGIDILQVHEIHDYLRKTLLINNPQQAVVKLNFQALHHHVFTQITSLKSRFISLMSEDFKIKIETSEKTEVPETAFLKSEDYITSLVSDLTGVNTDELTMNTPLSSLGIDSMLAMTIQNRVFQERKVDIPLVKLLDPHTTLSSLVVVLEERSDANGTVEKKNAVVESAENGCWL